A DNA window from Chrysiogenia bacterium contains the following coding sequences:
- a CDS encoding multicopper oxidase domain-containing protein, which produces MLKILKKSIPSGVAVVLIAGILAGCAGSFAKGAGEATVQKVEITVKELSLAVDNAGNTQRMWTFGGTIPGPLVRVRQGDLVDFTLNNDPSNKQSHSMDFHAARVDVLNEFAEVKPGDSKNFQFRADYPGVFIYHCGASSMAEHISRGMYGVIIVDPREGYSADYPKPDREYIIVQGDLFADGSSAEERKNNEKWVGALINGKLFHYDPVHDANASVALESKPGERVRLYYVNAQINESVALHPIAGIWDRVWENGNPKNILYGMQTVNIPAAHGLTVDLVSPADRATNNAIVDHQMKHALNGAITVILNNDEADPEKGRNGNLILR; this is translated from the coding sequence ATGCTGAAAATACTGAAGAAATCTATTCCATCGGGAGTGGCGGTAGTTCTGATCGCTGGAATCCTTGCAGGTTGTGCGGGCTCGTTTGCGAAGGGCGCCGGTGAGGCAACGGTCCAAAAAGTCGAGATCACGGTCAAAGAACTCTCGCTGGCGGTCGACAATGCCGGCAATACCCAGCGAATGTGGACCTTCGGTGGCACCATTCCGGGGCCGCTGGTGCGTGTTCGCCAGGGCGATCTGGTCGACTTCACCCTGAACAATGACCCATCCAACAAGCAGAGCCACTCGATGGACTTCCATGCCGCCCGCGTCGATGTGCTCAACGAGTTTGCCGAGGTAAAACCCGGTGACTCGAAGAACTTTCAGTTCCGTGCCGACTATCCCGGCGTCTTTATTTATCACTGCGGCGCCAGTTCCATGGCGGAGCATATCTCGCGCGGGATGTACGGTGTCATCATCGTTGATCCGCGTGAGGGCTATAGCGCGGACTACCCCAAGCCCGATCGTGAATACATCATCGTGCAGGGCGATCTCTTCGCCGATGGAAGCAGCGCCGAGGAGCGCAAAAACAACGAGAAGTGGGTCGGCGCACTGATCAACGGTAAGCTCTTCCACTACGATCCGGTTCACGATGCCAACGCGTCCGTAGCGCTCGAATCGAAACCCGGTGAGCGCGTTCGCCTCTACTACGTGAATGCCCAGATCAATGAATCGGTGGCGCTGCATCCCATTGCCGGAATCTGGGACCGCGTCTGGGAAAATGGCAACCCCAAGAACATTCTCTATGGAATGCAGACAGTGAATATTCCCGCGGCGCATGGCCTGACGGTCGATCTTGTGAGCCCGGCTGATCGTGCCACGAACAATGCGATCGTGGACCACCAGATGAAGCACGCGCTCAACGGTGCCATCACGGTCATCCTCAACAACGACGAAGCGGATCCCGAAAAGGGGCGCAACGGCAACCTGATTCTTCGATAG
- a CDS encoding Rrf2 family transcriptional regulator, with protein sequence MQVSKTTDFALRVLLYAGSNPDELVTQAQMAEFFDISHEHLRKVVHELGQHGFLKTYRGRGGGLQLGRTPDKINLGEVVDLFERRGPIIACEKLECPLARRCYLKDILEEGSNAFIDTIRKYTLADVLEDRRNPRALMVR encoded by the coding sequence GTGCAGGTCAGCAAAACAACGGATTTCGCCCTCCGGGTGCTGCTGTATGCAGGCTCGAATCCCGATGAGCTTGTCACCCAGGCACAGATGGCCGAATTTTTTGATATTTCCCACGAACACCTGAGGAAAGTGGTCCACGAACTGGGCCAGCACGGATTCCTCAAGACCTACCGGGGCCGCGGCGGCGGACTGCAGCTCGGTCGGACGCCCGACAAGATCAATCTCGGCGAAGTCGTCGATCTGTTTGAGAGACGCGGCCCCATCATTGCCTGCGAAAAACTCGAATGCCCACTTGCCCGGCGCTGCTACCTCAAGGACATTCTCGAAGAAGGCAGCAACGCCTTCATCGATACCATCAGAAAATACACACTGGCCGACGTACTTGAAGA